CACTCTCCCAGTTCGCACCGCGGAAGCAGTGAAGGCCATTCTGGCCTCTGCGGAGCAATCTTCTGATGGCTCCCAGGTCACGTTCGCGGTGTTGTCTAACCCTGAATTTCTGGCGGAAGGCACAGCAATCCAAGATCTTGAGTCCCCTGACCGGGTGTTGATCGGCGGAGAAGATCCTGATGCCATCGATTCTTTGGTATCTGTTTACAGCCATTGGGTCCCTCAAGAACGGATTCTGCGCACCAACCTTTGGAGCAGCGAGCTCTCCAAGCTCACGGCAAATGCATTTCTGGCCCAGAGGATCAGCTCGATCAATTCCGTTGCAGCCCTTTGTGAAGCCACTGGCGCTGATGTGCGTGAGGTGGCCCGGGCAATTGGCAGCGACAGCCGCATTGGTGCGAAATTTTTGCAGGCAGGCCCAGGTTTTGGTGGCAGTTGCTTCCAGAAAGACATCCTCAACCTTGTTTATCTCTGCAGGCATTTCGGGCTTCCCGATGTGGCCAACTATTGGGAATCGGTGGTGCAGCTGAATAGCTGGCAGCAGCACCGCATTGCTCGCACTGTGGTGCAGAAACTGTTCGGCACCGTCACCGGCAAACACGTGGCCATCCTGGGTTTTGCTTTCAAGGCTGACACCAACGACACCCGTGAAGCGCCGGCAATCCGAATTGCCAAGGACCTCCTGGAAGAGGGCGCTCAGCTCGCTATCCACGACCCCAAGGTGGATTCGGAGCAAATTGCCCGTGACTTGCAGCTGCCCGCCAGCACAGAACCTGATGTGGAGTCAGGTCTTACTCGGGCGGCACTGAGTGGTGAGGGCACCTGGTGGCCCAGTGACGACATCGCCTCTGCGATCAAGGGAGCTGATGCCGTAATCATCCTCACGGAGTGGAATCAATATCGAGAGCTCAATTGGGCGGTACTGGCTCCATTAATGCGTCAGCCCGCCTGGGTGTTTGATGCCCGGTCTGTCGTCACACCTTCTGAGATTCAAGCTGCTGGTCTGAACCTCTGGCGCGTGGGTGAAGGCCAGCCATGACCCTTCCAGTTTTGGTGACAGGTGCCGCCGGTTTCATCGGAGCAGCCCTCAGCTTGCGGTTGCTTGAGCGAGGGGAGAAAGTGGTCGGTGTCGATAACCTCAACAGCTACTACGACCCCCAACTCAAACGTGCGCGCCTTGCACGGATTGAGGAAGTAGCTCCACCAGATGCCTGGCGGTTTGAGCAGCTGGCACTGGAGGATGGTGAAGCCTTGATGCCATTGTTCGCGTCAGAGCAGCCACGGGTGGTGGTCAACCTGGCAGCACAAGCTGGTGTTCGCTATTCACTGGAGAATCCAGCTGCCTACATCCAGAGCAATCTGGTGGGTTTTGGGCAAATCCTTGAAGGTTGCCGCCATCACGGAGTGGAGAACCTGGTCTACGCCTCCAGCAGTTCGGTGTATGGCGGCAATCGCAACCTGCCGTTCCATGAACGCCAGCCTGTCAATCACCCGGTGAGCCTCTACGCCGCAAGCAAGAAAGCTAACGAGCTGATGGCTCACACTTACAGCCACCTCTATGGCTTGCCTGCAACCGGACTGCGTTTTTTCACCGTCTATGGCCCCTGGGGCCGGCCGGATATGGCACCGATGCTGTTTGCCAAGGCAATTCTTGCGGGCGATCCGATCAAGGTGTTCAACCACGGAAAGATGCAGCGTGATTTCACCTACATCGACGACATCGTCGAAGGGGTCCTTCGCTGCTGCGATAAACCAGCAACAGCCAATCCCGACTTCGATCCGCTTCAGCCTGATCCGGCATCGGCCGCAGCCCCGCATCGGTTGTTCAACATCGGTAACAGCCAGCCCACTGAATTGCTGCGCTTCATTGAGGTGATGGAGCAAGCGCTGGGCAAAGAAGCGATCAAGGATTTCCAGCCGATGCAGCCTGGTGATGTGGTGGCGACTGCTGCGGATACCCAGGCTCTTGAGGAGTGGGTGAGCTTTCGTCCCAGCACTCCGATCGAAGAAGGTGTGGATCGCTTTGCACGTTGGTATCGGGAGTTTTACGACGTCTGAGTTTGATCGCCACTGGCCCGAACTCTTCTATGGCCATCTGGCTGAGCAAAATCCTGCCGTTTGCTCTGTTGCCAATTGGCCTCAGTTTGATTCTGCTTTTTGTGGGCTTGATCGGTCGCTGGCGCTGGCCAGTGATCACGGCTGTGGTCTTGCTTTGGCTGTTTTCGCTGGGGCTGGTGAGCCAGATCCTCTGGCGTTTGTTGGAAGCACCCTGGCAACGCCAATCGGCAGCCAAGGCTGAGAATGCTGATGCGATCGTTGTGCTCAGTGGCGGACGTCACCCGGCTCCCGGCGCTGCGAAGGTCAGCGAGTGGCATGACCCAGATCGCTTTCTCGCAGGACTCGATCTGTATCGCAAGGGCAAAGCGCCGCGCTTGCTGTTTACCGGCGGTGCCAGTCCGTTCAGCCCAGGCCAGCCACTGGAAGGGGAGCGTTACTCAGAGGAAGCCAAGCAGTTCGGCATTCCTGCTGCGGCGATGCAGAGCACACCGCCCGTGGTCAACACAGCGCAGGAAGCCATTGGGATTCGCAAGCTGCTTCAGAGTCCTGATCGCTCAGCCAGCATCCAAAGAATTCTCTTTGTCACCAGTGCATTTCATATGCGCAGAGCCCAACGCTTGTTCGAACGCCAGGGGGTGAAGGTGATTCCATTCCCGGTGGATTTCCAGGCCCGTGGCCACTGGGCAGGGCCGATTTGGCGCGATCCCACCCAGTGGCTTCCGACCGCTGCGGCTCTTGATGGCAGCTCACGGGCCTTGCGTGAGTTGCTTGGCAGACTGGCTTATCGGGCCTGGTAGCTCTTCGTTTCCGGGATGGGTTTTCCTTTTACAGCAGTCAGGCTTGTTCGGGAGGTATTGGTTAAGTGAATTACATGTAGCCTGACTTTGTAATTCACTGGTTGGGTCTTGAGAAGCGCGATCACCTCGCGTGGCCAAACCGTTATCCCAGTTGCGATTCGTGAGCGCTTTGATCTGGGTCCATCTCAACGCTTGGAGTGGTTGGTTGAAGAGGACGGTTCGATTCGAGTGGTGCCTGTGGTGGCATCTCCCGTGCAGACCTTTCGCGGACAGGGTCGTGCAGGTGGCTCTACAGCGAGGCTCCTGGCAGATCGGGAGCTCGATCGAAACGCTGAAGGGTGATGCCAGCTTTTTGCCTCGATACCTCAGCAATCATTACCTTGCGAGATGACGAGCCAGGCGCAGAGCGCGTCGCCACGTTGTTGGAAGGACCTGATCTCTGTCTCGCCTGTTTCATCACGCTCATGGAGGTGCTCTACCGGGTTTGGAAAGACGAAGGAGAGAGGAGTGGGCGTCTTGCTTATGAACAGTTGCAATCTTTGCAAATCCAATGGGTTGACCAGACAGAACCCTTGTTACATGAGGCCTCTCGAATCAAGGCGTCGCATCCACTTTCCGTTGCTGATGCCTGGATCGCTGCCACGGCGATCCTCAGTCGGGCAACGCTGCTGCATAAGGTCCCAGGATTTGAGGCCATGACTGAGCTGGATCAGGATTGGTTGGCTTGAAGACCATTGATGGCAAGAGCAGATCTTCGAGGGCTGCTCTGAGGGGGAGAGCGATTTCAGTTGATCGAACCAGCAGTTTTCAGCAGCGGTCGTAATAGCGCTTGCCATCCTCCCGTTTCTGGCGGTGTCGCCCTGCTTCTCTGCGGGAGTACTCGCTTGCTGTGGGTTTGGTCACGATCGGATCCTCATGCGCCACTTGTTGCCATAGCTTCCAGGGCGCCCAGCGCACCGTGTGATTCACGCGGTTGTGCTTAATCAAATGGCACCAGTGCAAGCATCCGCACTTGGGGCAATACAACTCTTCTAGCCACTCATTCTCAGCACCAGAACTGGATAGGCGTTGATGATCAGCTGGGCGCGTTTGGCTGAGATACCTCGCTGATGGAGTTGTTACGGCTGCAGTAGGTGCAGGTAGTGCTTTCTGCCGTTACCTTCGATGTGCTGCTCTGGGTGGGCTGGGCAAAACAGTTGCCGCTTCTTGGCGCGGCGATTGCGCTTGGGCGAGTTCGAAACCTTGAAGGCGGCTGGCTTCCGGGTAAGAAGAACCATCAGAGACTGCCTTTCCCCTCAACCGTATGCCGGCGAGGTGGCCTTTGTCTGTTGCCTATGCATGAACTGCATTGTTGGGATCAAAGCTGATTGGATGGATTGATCCGCTGGGATGAATCTGCAAAAAACCACAAAAAAACCGGGTGTGAACCCGGAACTTTGTTTAAAAAATAAGTGCCGAACAATTCAGGCGGAACCAACACCGGTGTAAGACCCGTAGAAGAACAATCCGACAACAAAGATTGCAGCCATCCCTCCTGCAGTCGCGATCAGCCATAGAGGCAATGTGCCTTCTGTCCAGCGAGAGCGCCAAGCAACTGCTGGGCGACCATCGGGTAAACGATCGGGAATACGACCGTCGGGAAGACCTGATTTCTTACCACTCATGATTCAGACCTCAGTTGAAGAAGTAGCTGGAGAACAGAATGCCTGTGACGAACACAAACAGAAGACCCAGATAAAGGCTGGTCCGGTTGAGTTCAACCGGCAAGGTATTGGGATTTTTGTTGCGCTCCATGGTGTCTCAGAACTGGTGGGAAATCAGCGGCGAATGAATTGCATGGCGGCCAAAGCGCCAATAAAGAACACCGCGGGTACTCCCAGGGTGTGAAGGGCAAGCCAGCGAACCGTAAAGATCGGATAAACGCGGGGTTTTGAGGAGGTGGGTGTCTGCGTCATGGAAAATCCTTATTTCAGGCGTAAGTCAAGATCCGACTTGCCTTCGAAGCGCTGACCAACCACAGGAGCTTTGCTCTCACTGGCTTGGTAATACGAGTCAGGGCGTGGGGTTCCGAAAGCGTCGTAGGCCAGGCCTGTAGACACAAACAGGAATCCAGCAAGGAAGATGGAAGGCAACGTGATTGCGTGGATCACCCAATAGCGAATACTGGTAATGATCTCGAAAAACGGACGTTCCCCGGTTGAGCCGGCGGCCATGACTTCGGGTGTAACAGCTCAGTGATCTTAAGGGCAGGGGTCCGGCGACTGCGCCGGCTCCTGCCAGTTGGTTACAGAGCGTTGTTCGCCAAGCGGCCCCAGTCGCTCTCAGCTCGACGCTGACCAGCGCAGCATCAACCCGCGCTCACCTAGCAGAAACGCATGCTTCTGATTGCCTGTGTCGTCGAAAGCAAAGCGATTGAAGTTGGTTGGTGCTTGCACGCTCTCAGGGTCGCGCTCCCAGCTGTTGCCCTCATCTCGGCTGACCAACAGGGTGCCGTTACCACCGCTGGCCCAAATCGCTCCGTCATCAGACCAGGCCATGTCCATGTAGCCATAGCCGTTGGTGATGGGGATGATCGGCTTGCTCCAGTTCTCTTTGTCGGCTGCATCCTCGTTGAAGCGGATCTGTGCCCCACGAGCCACCATCCACAGCCGGCCGTCGGGCTGGTATCCAATGCTCTGCAGCCTTTGGCTGCTGACCCGCTGATGGACTTGCCAGACCGTCTGGCCTGGATCCCAGGTGGCGTAGAAGTTGCCCAAGCTGCTGACGCTGACGTAGGCGCCATCAGGACTCCGCCGCAGATCGCGAATGGAACCTGCGGCATCACTCACCTCAGCGTCCCAGCTGCCACCGCCGTCGCTGGTTCGGTACACAGCTCCCACATTGGTGGCTAGTTCCGCACTGTTTGGCCCAATGGCAGTGATCAGATAAGGCTCGCCTGGAAGCTTGGTATCCAAGAACAAGCGCGTCCAGTTCTGCCCACCATCGGTGGTGTGCATCAGCAGTCCAGGTTGACCTGCAATCCAGCCGTCATCACCTTCGAAAGCGATGCTGATCAGGCGGAAGTTTTCTTCTTCTGGCAGATCCAGGCTGCGTTCATTCCAGCTGGCGCCACCGTCATTCGTTTCAAGAATTAGGCGGTTGCTGCCCACCAAATAGCCATGGTCGGCGCTGGTAAAGGCAACATCCAGCGGATTGGCCTGGGTGTTGAGATCGATCACCTGCCAGGGGCTTGCTGTTGCAGTGGGAACCTTGGTGGTGACGCAACCGCCGAGACCGAAGCCGATGCAGACCACGAGTGCCAACTTGGCCAGGGATTTGATCAGGGAATTCATGCCGGATTGAGAACGAAGGCAGGCTTGGAGCAATGCGGGTGATCTAGCGCAGTGAATACAACGAGAGGAAGAAGGCAAATCCAAGAGCCAAGCTGCCGAAGATCAGCACATTCTTCTGTCCTGGGGTCAAACGATTGACGCCCAGGCCGAAATCGAGATTCTCTTCGAACCCACTGGCCTTGGAGCGAGGTCCAATGTCGCGGAAGGCGCCAACTCTGCTGCGGCAGACCGGGCAGCGGAACGCCAAAGCATCCAGCTGCTGAAAAGCAGTGCCCGATTCGATGCGCAGTTTTTTGACGCCTTCTTCAGGGTCGTAGACGAATCCGCAGCTACGGCATTCGAAACGGTGCGTGAGTGGATCACTTGGTTGTTCCGCCAGAGTCTTTTCTGGGGCGCGCACCTTTGTATCTGTTGAAGTCTCGACTGAAGGATCAGCTTCAGAGACTTGCTCCACCTCGTTGTCAGCAATTTCGGAAGCAGCAATTTTGGAACCAGAAATTGTCTGATTCGCAGGGTCCTGCGGTGCTTGTGGTTCGTCGCTCACCGCTGATTGACCCAAGGGGGATACCACTCTATCGACGCCAGCTGGCCAAACGTCAGCTAAAGGCTGCAAATGCCAGACTGCATGTCATTCCGATCAGCCCAGATGTTTGTCCTTCCGGGGTACGACGCTTTCCTCGGCTTCCTGCTGATTGCAGCGGCTGTGCCTGTGTTGGCCCTGGTGACGAACAAGCTTGTGTCTCCCCGGAGTCAGGTTGGCGAGCGTGAACTCACCTATGAGTCGGGCATGGAGCCAATTGGCGGAGCCTGGATCCAGTTCAACATCCGCTACTACATGTTTGCGTTGGTCTTCGTGATCTTCGATGTGGAAACGGTTTTCCTCTATCCATGGGCCGTGGCATTCCACCGGCTAGGTATTTTGGCTTTCATAGAAGCCTTGGTGTTCATTGCCATCCTTGTGGTGGCTTTGGCCTATGCCTGGCGCAAGGGCGCCCTGGAGTGGAGCTGATCCCATGACCTCATCCATTGAACGTGCTGCAACAACAGGAGAACCCCCCTCGATTCAGGCGGTCCGCGATCTGAGGGAATCCAGCTGCGGACCTGTGGCTGGCGCTGCGGATGGTGTGCCGACCGTCACTCAGGACCTCAGCGAAAACATCATTCTCACGAGCTTGGATGATCTGCACAACTGGGCACGACTGAGCAGTCTTTGGCCACTTCTCTATGGAACGGCTTGCTGCTTCATTGAATTCGCTGCCTTGCTGGGCTCACGTTTTGATTTCGATCGTTTCGGTCTTGTGCCGCGCAGTTCACCGCGTCAGGCCGATCTCTTGCTCGTCGCTGGCACGGTCACGATGAAGATGGCGCCAGCGCTGGTGCGTCTCTATGAGCAGATGCCTGAGCCCAAATATGTGATCGCCATGGGTGCCTGCACCATCACCGGTGGCATGTTCAGCTCAGACTCCACGACCGCCGTTCGCGGAGTGGACAAGCTGATTCCCGTTGACCTCTACTTGCCCGGCTGTCCCCCCAGGCCTGAAGCGATCTTCGATGCGGTGATCAAGCTGCGTAAGAAAGTGGCCAACGAATCCGTGGCAGATCGTCGTCTGCTAATTCAGACCCATCGCTACTGCACGGTGGAGCATGCGATGACTCCTGTTGAGCCGATCGTCACCGGTGCTTACTTGCGTGCTGAAACTCAGGTTGCTGCACTCAAACCTGGCGCAGGATTGCCGATGCCTGCTTTGGAGACAGCTGAACCCGTCAAGATCCCTGAGGAGTCATGAGCGCAACCCCTGAGAAGGAAACCAAGGCAGATGTTCCAGTTGCGACGGGACCGGATCCAGGGCCTGTCAGTCAATGGTTGAGTGAGCAAGGTTTTGATCACGCTGTGCTGGATCCTGACCATGTCGGGGTCGAGCAGATCGGTGTGGAGGCGTTGTTTCTCCCTGTGATCGCAGCAGCTCTCAAAAGCCACGGTTTTGATCATTTGCAATGCCAAGGCGGCTACGACGAAGGGCCTGGCCAGCAATTGGTCAGCTTCTATCACTTCATCGCACTGGCAGAAGTTGCTGATGGTCTGGTGGATCAGCTACGCGAAGTACGTTTAAAGGTGTTTCTATCCAGGGAGGGAGAGCCCTCTATTCCCAGTCTCTACGGACTATTCCGAGGTGCCGACTGGCAGGAACGCGAGACTTTCGACATGTTCGGTATCAATTTTGAAGGCCATCCCCATCCCAAGCGGTTACTGATGCCTGAGGATTGGACCGGTTGGCCACTGCGCAAGGACTACGTGCAGCCTGATTTTTATGAGATGCAGGACGCTTATTAAGTCGGACTGTTTCAACTCATAGCAGACGTTCTTTCTGCTTTGTACCTTCTGTAAAAGCGCATCACTCCCAGGGCCAAGCTGCGGGGGTCATGACGCAGGGTTGCTGTAGGCCGGCTGCCCTGCAGTGTTGCTTCCATCACGTCGTATCCCTCGGCTTCCAGTTCGCGGCGGTTGCAGGTCACCGGCTCAGCGCCGCGTGAGCGGTAATGCTTGATCAGCGGCGATTGCCGAATGGGCTCTTGAGCGAGCACAGCATCAAACAGTCGATGGCTGATGCCGAGTGAGGCCAATTGCGCTTCGATCGCTCTCAAATGTCCGCTCACATCCAGACCATCGGTTTCTCCGGGCTGCGTCATCAGATTGCAGATGTAAAGCCTGGGTGCGCGGCTGCGTTGGATGGCGCTCACCAGTTCAGGGACCAGCAGATTGGGCAGCAGTGAGGTGTAAAGGCTGCCTGGGCCCAGCAAAATCAGATCGGCTTGTGCAATGGCTTCAAGAGCCCTCGGGAGTGCTGGCGGACGTTCAGGCAAGCAGCCCAGACGAACGATGGGGCTCGGTGCCTTGCCGATCGCCGATTCGCCTTCTATGCGGCGACCGTCTTCTAGTTCCGCCCAAAGCCGCACATCCACATTCGTGGCGGGCACCACCTGGCCCTGCACCGCCAGCACGCGGCTTGAGGCGGTGATCGCGGTTTCCAGGCTGCCGGTGATGGCCGTGAGTGCCGACAGGAACAGATTGCCGAAGCTATGACCTTCAAGACCGCCTCCGGCGGAGAACCGGTACTGGAACAGACGGGTCAGCAGCGGTTCTTCGGTGGATAACGCGGCCAGACAGTTGCGGATGTCGCCAGGTGGCTGCACGCCCAGCTCTCGTCGCAGCACGCCGCTGCTGCCACCATCGTCAGCCACGGTGACGATGGCCGTGATGTGGCTGCTGTAGCGCTTGAGGCCACTCAGCAGCGTGGAAAGCCCGGTGCCGCCGCCGATGGCGACGATGTTTGGACCACGGTTGAGGCGGCTTTTGGCGCGCAGCGCATCCACCAGCACGGTGTCTTTTTCTGGAGCCAGGGCCTGCTGGATGGAGCCGAAGCTGCGGCTCTGCCCCCAGAGCAGCAGGCCGACTCCCACGAGCAGCACCAATGGTCCGGTAATGCCCCTTGGCATCACTCTTGTGATCCAGCTCAGGGATTCCTGGATGGCCCAGAGCATCCAGTAGATCGGCTGTAAGTCGGCCCAGACGGCAGCACCGAGCAGGGCCAACATCAGGCCAATCCCTGAGGTGAGTAGCCAGCGCTTCACGACCAGACCTGGTTGGAGCCAACGCACGGCTCGGCGGGAGCGCAGCATCAGATCGCGCTGCCGTTCGGCCTGCATGGCCCGGATGCGTTGACGGCGTCCGCGATGGCTGGGGCTGGTCAAGTGCAATCCGGGGCCAGGGTCGTCGCTTCCCTCGCGATAAGTGAACTGTACGGAAGTTGTTCCTGATGGCCATCCCTAATAGTGCAAACAGGGCAAGATGGGTCTGTAACGCGCAATCGCTCCGTGCAGACCAGGCTGGATTCAACATCTCCAGCAACCCAGACCCCAGTGGTGGAGATGCGTGGTCTCACGATGCAGTGGGGATCCAAGCCTGTTCTTGACGATGTGTCGCTCTCCATGCAGCCAGGAGAACGTATTGCTGTGGTGGGGCCTTCAGGAGCTGGCAAATCCACGGTGCTGCGATTGTTGGCTGGATTGCAGGTCCCTACAGCTGGTGAACTGCGCCTGTTTGGTGAATTGCAGGAGTACTTGCGCCTGGATCAGCGACGGCCGCCGGATGTGCGTCTGGTGTTTCAAAACCCTGCATTGCTGGCTTCGCTCACGGTTGAAGAAAACGTCGGCTTTCTATTGATGCGTCTTGGGCGCATGACAGCTCCCCAAATTCGTGAGCGCGTGCAGCAGTGTCTTGAGGCTGTTGGACTGAATGATGTGGCTGATCAATATCCGGGTCAGCTCAGTGGCGGCATGCAGAAACGAGTGAGCTTTGCCAGGGCTCTGATTGATGATCCCGATCGCGAAGAGGGCGCGATGCCTCTGCTGCTGTATGACGAGCCGACGGCAGGGCTTGATCCTGTGGCCTCAACCCGCATTGAGGATCTGATCGTGAAGACCACCACCGTGGCCCGCGGCTGCTCGGTTGTGGTGAGTCATGTGCACAGCACCATCGAGCGTTCAGCCGAACGGATTGTGATGCTCTATGGCGGCCGTTTCCAGTGGGACGGCTCGGTCGATGAGTATCGCTCCACCGATAACCCCTATGTCGTTCAGTTCAGGACGGGTAACCTGCGCGGACCGATGCAGCCCTCCGATCAATGAGCCATGCGCCGTAGTGTCCGTGAAGCCCTTGTGGGGTTTTCGATCGTTGGAGCGATTGCAGGATTTGCTGGCACCATGCTGTGGCTGAGAGGTGTGCGTCTGGGGTCGGAGACCTGGACTGTGACTGCAGACTTCGCCAATGCCGGAGGACTGGCGGCCCGTTCCCCCGTGACCTTCCGGGGAATCATGGTGGGCACGGTCCGATCCGTTGATGTCACTCCGATGTCGGTGAAAGCAACGCTTGAGATCAATGCCGATGACCTGAAGTTGCCTTTGCCCGTCAAGGCAACGGTCTCCTCGGCATCACTATTGGGGGGCGATTCACAGGTTGAACTGGTCACAACCGGTGCGCCGCTCCCGAAGAACGCGCCAATGCCGAAATCTGGCGGTTGTCGTAACAGCGGAATCCTTTGCAACGGTGCAACCGTCCCTGGCGAGTCAGCGGCGAGTCTTTCCACCGTGACTGCCTCCCTGGAGCAGCTGCTCAATCAGGCTGAGAAGTCGAATCTGATCCCCCAGCTGGTGGAGTCCACCAAGCAGTTCGGGATCACCAGTCAGGACGCTTCCAAGTTTTTGAATACGGCTGATGTGGC
Above is a window of Synechococcus sp. BIOS-U3-1 DNA encoding:
- a CDS encoding MlaD family protein: MRRSVREALVGFSIVGAIAGFAGTMLWLRGVRLGSETWTVTADFANAGGLAARSPVTFRGIMVGTVRSVDVTPMSVKATLEINADDLKLPLPVKATVSSASLLGGDSQVELVTTGAPLPKNAPMPKSGGCRNSGILCNGATVPGESAASLSTVTASLEQLLNQAEKSNLIPQLVESTKQFGITSQDASKFLNTADVAAENVDTLVHQLRAEVARAKPTIENLNRATAEAAAAAAHINNLAGAIDNPETVSDLKQTVTNARELTARIDQVGGDIEQLTDDPRFMKGLRSLMIGLGTLFEEVYPAQTGGSK